The Exiguobacterium mexicanum genome includes a window with the following:
- a CDS encoding (Fe-S)-binding protein: protein MSTFLIVNWILFLLVLGYGLYLFASLVYQRYTFIKLGKKAEWSQTNKERLEQVMINVFGQKKLLKDKKSGIIHVMMFYGFILVQFGAIDFIWKGLAVGTRFPHIPLGPLYPIFTFMQEIVMLMILVAVVWGFYRRYVEKLVRLKRNFLAGLALIFIGGLMVSVLFGNGFYLVYKEELPMWGEPVATLIGSAFAWVPGGVAFALFVVFWWLHLLFLLSFMIYIPQGKHAHLIAGTLNVWLGRTHQVGRLAPVDFSAMEEAEESDEEIVFGVNKIEDFNQKQLVDLYACVECGRCTNVCPATGTGKMLSPMDLIVKLRDHMNMKGAAITRKSPWAPALMFQNTQGAEIAAAAQDGHMLVADELIGNVITEEEIWACTTCRNCEDQCPVMNEHVDKIIDLRRYLVMMEGKMDPEAQRTVANIERQGNPWGMNRKERENWRKDREELVIPTAKEKKKAGEDFEFLFWVGAMGSYDSRSQKVAQSFASVLNKAGVSFAILGNEEKNSGDTPRRIGNELLFQELAEANIKLFEKYGVTKIVTVDPHAYNTFKNEYPDFGLTGVKVYHHTELLAELLDTGRVKPDFSVNERVVYHDSCYLGRYNGIYDAPRFVLERIPGVELVEAERNRENGMCCGAGGGLMWQEEKVGTRVNVARTEQLLETKPTVIGSACPYCLTMLSDGTKAKEVDETVGTFDVVELLDRSLAPIEVPEPIVQ, encoded by the coding sequence ATGTCTACATTTTTAATCGTCAACTGGATTTTATTCTTGCTCGTCCTCGGCTATGGACTATATTTGTTCGCATCGTTGGTGTACCAGCGCTATACGTTCATCAAGCTCGGGAAAAAGGCAGAGTGGAGCCAAACGAATAAGGAACGGCTTGAACAGGTCATGATCAACGTGTTCGGGCAAAAGAAACTGTTGAAAGACAAGAAGAGCGGCATCATTCACGTCATGATGTTCTATGGGTTCATCCTCGTCCAGTTCGGGGCCATCGACTTCATCTGGAAAGGACTTGCTGTCGGGACGCGTTTCCCGCACATCCCGCTCGGTCCGCTCTATCCGATTTTCACGTTCATGCAAGAAATCGTCATGCTCATGATTCTCGTCGCGGTCGTTTGGGGATTCTACCGCCGTTACGTCGAGAAACTCGTGCGTTTAAAACGAAACTTTCTGGCCGGTCTCGCCCTCATCTTCATCGGTGGGTTGATGGTATCGGTCTTGTTCGGGAACGGGTTCTACCTCGTCTATAAAGAAGAGCTCCCTATGTGGGGCGAACCGGTCGCGACACTCATCGGTTCGGCGTTCGCTTGGGTACCGGGAGGGGTCGCCTTCGCCTTGTTCGTCGTCTTTTGGTGGCTTCACCTCTTGTTCTTGCTCAGCTTCATGATCTATATCCCGCAAGGCAAGCACGCCCATTTGATCGCCGGGACGCTCAACGTCTGGCTCGGACGGACGCACCAGGTCGGTCGTCTCGCACCGGTCGACTTCTCAGCGATGGAAGAGGCGGAGGAGTCGGATGAAGAAATCGTCTTCGGCGTCAATAAGATCGAAGACTTCAACCAAAAACAACTCGTTGACTTGTATGCCTGTGTCGAATGCGGACGCTGTACGAACGTCTGCCCGGCGACCGGGACTGGTAAAATGTTGTCGCCGATGGACCTCATCGTCAAACTGCGCGACCACATGAACATGAAAGGGGCCGCCATCACGCGTAAATCGCCGTGGGCACCGGCGCTCATGTTCCAAAACACGCAAGGGGCCGAGATCGCGGCCGCGGCTCAAGACGGGCATATGCTCGTCGCCGACGAGTTGATTGGCAACGTCATCACCGAAGAAGAGATTTGGGCATGTACGACATGTCGCAACTGTGAGGATCAATGTCCGGTCATGAACGAGCACGTCGACAAGATCATCGACCTTCGCCGTTACCTCGTCATGATGGAAGGGAAGATGGATCCTGAGGCGCAGCGTACGGTCGCGAACATCGAACGTCAAGGCAATCCGTGGGGGATGAACCGGAAAGAGCGCGAGAACTGGCGCAAAGACCGGGAAGAACTCGTCATCCCGACAGCGAAAGAGAAGAAGAAGGCCGGTGAAGATTTCGAATTCCTCTTCTGGGTCGGGGCGATGGGCTCATACGATAGCCGCAGCCAAAAAGTCGCGCAAAGCTTTGCGAGCGTCTTGAACAAGGCCGGCGTCTCGTTCGCCATCCTCGGGAACGAAGAGAAGAACTCAGGGGACACACCACGCCGCATCGGGAATGAGCTGTTGTTCCAAGAGCTTGCCGAGGCGAACATCAAACTGTTCGAAAAGTATGGGGTCACGAAAATCGTCACGGTCGACCCGCACGCGTATAACACGTTCAAAAACGAGTATCCGGACTTTGGACTCACGGGTGTGAAAGTGTATCACCATACCGAGCTCCTCGCCGAGCTGCTCGATACGGGCCGGGTCAAACCGGACTTCTCCGTGAACGAGCGTGTCGTCTATCACGACTCATGTTATCTCGGACGCTATAACGGTATTTACGACGCCCCACGTTTCGTCTTGGAACGCATCCCAGGTGTCGAACTCGTCGAGGCGGAGCGGAACCGTGAGAACGGCATGTGCTGCGGCGCCGGTGGCGGTCTCATGTGGCAAGAAGAGAAAGTCGGGACGCGCGTTAACGTGGCCCGGACCGAGCAGTTGCTCGAGACGAAACCGACGGTCATCGGGTCGGCATGTCCGTACTGTTTGACGATGCTCTCGGACGGGACGAAAGCGAAAGAAGTCGATGAGACGGTCGGTACGTTCGACGTCGTCGAATTGCTTGATCGCTCCCTCGCTCCAATCGAAGTACCAGAACCGATTGTCCAATAA
- a CDS encoding MerR family transcriptional regulator, translating to MYTIQQLATLSGTTTRTLRHYDAVGLLVPERDVNGYRRYSLHDAERLQTILLYRSLDFPLETIQGLLEAEPFDRTRALEEQVTALRAKAAYFATLAETAESTLTSLRGGIPMEDKSLFKGLSFDELKAHEAKHEAETEERWGESEAYKTSRARADKRSKEDWEALSQQQVDLVKPLVDLFTAGVPVEDPRVQAAVRANHLFINDQFYDCSLDMFSGLGQMYVTDERFTAFYDKYAPGLAVYYNDAIQHYCITQS from the coding sequence ATGTACACGATTCAACAACTCGCGACGCTCTCTGGCACGACCACAAGGACGTTGCGTCATTATGACGCCGTCGGTCTGCTCGTCCCGGAACGTGACGTCAACGGCTATCGGCGCTACTCGTTGCATGATGCCGAGCGGTTGCAGACGATTCTGCTGTATCGTTCGCTCGACTTCCCGCTCGAGACGATTCAAGGCTTACTCGAAGCCGAACCGTTCGATCGGACCCGTGCCCTCGAGGAGCAAGTGACCGCCCTGCGCGCGAAAGCCGCCTATTTTGCGACACTCGCCGAGACGGCGGAATCGACGCTCACCTCACTGAGAGGAGGAATTCCAATGGAAGACAAATCGTTGTTCAAGGGATTATCGTTTGACGAACTGAAAGCCCATGAAGCGAAGCACGAGGCGGAGACAGAAGAACGTTGGGGCGAGAGTGAGGCGTACAAGACGTCACGTGCGCGCGCCGACAAGCGATCGAAAGAAGACTGGGAAGCGCTCAGTCAACAACAAGTCGATCTCGTCAAGCCGCTCGTCGACTTGTTCACTGCCGGCGTCCCGGTCGAAGACCCGCGTGTCCAAGCGGCCGTCCGGGCGAACCACCTGTTCATCAATGACCAGTTTTATGACTGCTCGCTCGACATGTTCAGCGGACTCGGTCAGATGTACGTCACAGACGAGCGTTTCACCGCGTTCTATGACAAGTACGCGCCAGGACTGGCCGTCTATTATAATGACGCCATCCAACACTATTGCATCACCCAAAGCTAA
- a CDS encoding glycoside hydrolase family 13 protein, with amino-acid sequence MQLLQRDQHTQTKTLKRNWWKEAVAYQIYPRSFYDANGDGIGDIQGIIDKLDYLKDLGVDVIWICPMYKSPNDDNGYDISDYQDIMDEFGSMEDFDRLLTEVHARGMKLLLDLVVNHTSDEHPWFIESKSSKDNPKRDWYIWRDGKPDGSKPNNWESIFGGSAWEFDETTEQYFLHVFSKKQPDLNWENAEMRQTIYNMINWWLDKGIDGFRVDAISHIRKHPSFGDLPNPEGLDFVPSFEMHMNVDGIHGYLEELRDETFNKHDIMTVGEANGVSPDDAHLWVGEKEGKMNMVFQFEHMGLWREDAESKLDVVHLKNVLTKWQKGLEEDGWNALYVENHDQTRTVSSWGDDERYWKESAKSIAMMYFLMQGTPFIYQGQEIGMTNVKFDSIDQYDDIATRNRYYIGLEHGKSHEEMMDITWNSSRDNTRTPMQWSDAPNAGFTFAETPWFGINPNYTDINVDAQLEDDDSILNFYKEMIRLRKQDETFVYGTYDIVLPEHPEIYAYTRTLGDSQYLVMTNLTGKEAIFATELTLRSEDVVLQNMPLEPHDETTLVHLKPFEGRVYKLS; translated from the coding sequence ATGCAACTTTTACAACGTGACCAACACACACAAACGAAAACACTGAAACGAAACTGGTGGAAAGAAGCCGTCGCTTATCAAATCTACCCGCGCAGCTTCTACGATGCGAACGGCGATGGAATCGGCGACATCCAAGGCATCATCGATAAGCTCGACTATTTGAAAGACCTCGGCGTCGACGTCATCTGGATTTGTCCGATGTATAAGTCGCCGAATGATGACAACGGCTATGACATTAGCGACTATCAGGACATCATGGACGAGTTCGGATCGATGGAAGATTTCGATCGACTGTTGACGGAAGTCCATGCACGCGGCATGAAGTTGTTGCTCGACCTCGTCGTCAACCATACGTCGGACGAGCACCCATGGTTCATCGAATCGAAGAGCTCGAAAGACAATCCGAAGCGTGACTGGTACATTTGGCGTGACGGCAAACCCGACGGCTCGAAACCGAACAACTGGGAGTCAATCTTTGGCGGGTCGGCTTGGGAGTTTGACGAGACGACGGAGCAATATTTCTTGCACGTCTTCTCGAAGAAACAACCGGACCTGAACTGGGAGAACGCCGAGATGCGCCAGACGATCTATAACATGATCAACTGGTGGCTCGACAAAGGCATCGACGGCTTCCGTGTCGATGCAATCAGCCACATCCGCAAACATCCATCGTTCGGCGATTTGCCGAACCCAGAAGGCCTCGACTTCGTGCCATCGTTCGAGATGCACATGAACGTCGATGGGATTCACGGTTATTTGGAAGAGCTTCGCGACGAGACGTTCAACAAGCACGACATCATGACGGTCGGGGAAGCGAACGGCGTGTCGCCTGACGACGCTCACCTTTGGGTCGGCGAGAAGGAAGGCAAGATGAACATGGTGTTCCAATTCGAACACATGGGTCTTTGGCGCGAAGACGCCGAGTCGAAGCTCGACGTCGTCCATTTGAAGAACGTCCTGACGAAATGGCAAAAAGGTCTCGAAGAAGACGGCTGGAACGCCCTCTATGTCGAGAACCACGATCAGACACGGACCGTGTCGTCATGGGGTGATGACGAGCGCTATTGGAAAGAGAGCGCGAAATCGATTGCGATGATGTATTTCCTCATGCAAGGGACGCCGTTCATCTATCAAGGCCAAGAGATCGGCATGACGAACGTGAAGTTCGACTCGATCGACCAGTACGATGATATCGCGACACGAAACCGCTATTACATCGGTCTCGAACATGGCAAGAGCCATGAGGAGATGATGGACATCACGTGGAACTCGTCACGTGATAACACGCGCACACCGATGCAGTGGAGCGATGCCCCGAACGCGGGCTTCACGTTCGCCGAGACGCCTTGGTTCGGCATCAACCCGAACTACACGGACATCAACGTCGACGCCCAGCTCGAAGACGACGACTCGATTCTCAATTTCTATAAAGAGATGATTCGTCTTCGCAAGCAAGACGAGACGTTTGTTTACGGGACGTATGACATCGTCTTGCCGGAACACCCGGAGATTTACGCGTACACGCGCACGCTCGGTGACTCGCAATACCTCGTCATGACGAACTTGACGGGCAAAGAAGCCATCTTTGCGACGGAGCTCACGCTTCGCTCGGAAGACGTCGTCTTGCAAAATATGCCGCTCGAGCCGCATGATGAGACGACACTCGTCCACTTGAAGCCGTTCGAAGGTCGCGTCTATAAGCTAAGTTGA
- a CDS encoding GNAT family N-acetyltransferase — translation MIRLATQADLSAIDQLILTKAQSFRAAGKTQWQKYLEPSRTDFVTHDVTNGTVYVYEANGDIAGSVSLIPPTSWDENLWDDPDAAVYLHRLVVDDRMKGRQVGEQLMRYALAATSNRIRLDCVATNHFLNAYYPRFGFNYVGERDGFSLFEKEA, via the coding sequence ATGATCCGTTTGGCCACACAGGCCGATCTCTCGGCAATCGATCAACTGATTTTAACGAAAGCGCAATCGTTTCGGGCCGCTGGAAAAACGCAATGGCAAAAATATTTAGAGCCGAGTCGGACCGATTTTGTGACCCATGACGTCACGAACGGAACCGTCTATGTATACGAAGCGAACGGAGACATCGCCGGGTCGGTCAGCTTGATCCCGCCGACGTCTTGGGACGAGAACTTGTGGGACGATCCTGACGCGGCCGTCTATTTACATCGCCTCGTCGTCGATGACCGGATGAAAGGCCGACAAGTCGGTGAACAGTTGATGCGTTATGCGCTTGCAGCGACGTCGAATCGCATCCGTCTCGACTGCGTCGCCACGAATCACTTCTTGAACGCCTATTATCCTCGCTTCGGCTTCAATTATGTCGGCGAACGAGATGGATTCTCTTTGTTCGAAAAAGAGGCTTGA
- a CDS encoding globin-coupled sensor protein translates to MALFRKSKPTAYTASIGFPDVAKTARPTDPNLNGRTHYMGYTASQVKRLQDMEPLVESVLDDVLENVLDHLMLQPEMVQIANASSTRERLKKVFADYFRSLLTGNIDEKFLAMRKRMGQTHHHYAVPVVWFLATYSAFNTLLVPKIVETYQHDPATLTESLLALSHAMNLDAQIVTEQYVDARLDEIESANVARATLLNDVSRVSTEVATTMEQTGHAMSETSKRAHQVLSETEQTEKMSRHLMSLTHTNGEQIEQMESEFKQSATYVDASLDRITALKDGSQEIVSMTRSIEQIANQTNLLALNASIEAARAGEHGKGFAVVATEVRTLAENAKQLSSQINVLIHENEANIAALLDQMGQMHRTNDEAMRQLGAVKAGFSTVKDEMGNYVMSFERNKQDLGQMVETISAINETTQGL, encoded by the coding sequence ATGGCACTGTTCCGTAAATCAAAACCTACCGCTTACACCGCGTCGATCGGCTTCCCTGATGTGGCTAAGACCGCACGACCGACCGATCCAAATTTGAACGGGCGCACCCATTATATGGGTTATACGGCATCGCAAGTGAAGCGACTCCAAGACATGGAACCGCTCGTCGAGTCCGTGTTAGACGATGTCCTCGAAAACGTCCTCGACCACTTGATGTTGCAGCCTGAGATGGTCCAAATCGCCAACGCCTCGTCGACACGTGAGCGGCTTAAAAAAGTGTTCGCTGACTACTTCCGGAGCTTGTTGACCGGAAACATCGATGAAAAGTTCCTTGCGATGCGTAAACGGATGGGCCAGACGCATCACCACTATGCCGTACCGGTCGTCTGGTTCCTCGCGACCTATTCTGCCTTCAACACGTTGCTCGTCCCAAAAATCGTCGAGACGTACCAACACGACCCGGCCACATTGACCGAATCGCTCCTCGCATTGTCCCATGCGATGAACTTGGACGCCCAAATCGTCACTGAGCAGTACGTCGATGCGCGTCTCGATGAGATTGAATCGGCAAACGTCGCCCGAGCGACGCTATTGAACGATGTCAGTCGCGTCAGCACGGAAGTCGCGACGACGATGGAGCAGACCGGTCACGCCATGTCCGAGACGAGCAAGCGAGCCCATCAAGTGTTGTCCGAGACCGAGCAGACGGAGAAGATGAGCCGTCACTTGATGAGCTTGACGCATACGAACGGCGAGCAAATCGAACAGATGGAATCCGAGTTCAAACAGTCGGCGACGTACGTCGACGCCTCGCTCGATCGCATCACCGCGCTCAAGGACGGCTCGCAAGAAATCGTCAGCATGACTCGGAGCATCGAACAGATTGCCAACCAGACGAACTTGCTCGCCTTGAACGCATCAATCGAAGCGGCCCGAGCCGGTGAGCACGGCAAAGGCTTCGCCGTCGTCGCGACCGAAGTGCGGACGCTCGCCGAGAATGCGAAACAGCTGAGCAGTCAAATCAACGTCCTCATCCATGAGAATGAAGCGAACATCGCCGCCCTGCTCGATCAAATGGGACAGATGCATCGAACGAACGACGAGGCAATGCGTCAACTCGGTGCCGTCAAAGCTGGCTTCTCGACCGTCAAAGACGAGATGGGCAATTACGTCATGTCGTTCGAACGAAACAAGCAAGACCTCGGCCAAATGGTCGAGACGATTTCGGCCATCAATGAGACGACGCAAGGACTATAA
- a CDS encoding GNAT family N-acetyltransferase, whose product MLRLVKTSMEQEANVLDFLKEWRERSETIVPNAVDRDASDFASYVKQIRDKEVRVNNVSWVPSTTYWLTDGDELLGATNIRHELNDNLLNLGGHIGYGIKPSARGRGLATKQLELALEKAKELGIERALITCDRTNEASRRVILNNGGVPDTPFTAEGGKIVERFWIELKG is encoded by the coding sequence ATGTTGCGACTAGTGAAGACATCCATGGAGCAGGAAGCGAACGTGCTCGATTTTTTAAAGGAATGGCGGGAACGCTCCGAGACGATCGTCCCGAACGCCGTCGACCGTGACGCGTCCGACTTTGCGTCGTACGTTAAACAGATTCGTGATAAAGAAGTACGGGTGAACAACGTCAGTTGGGTGCCGAGCACGACGTATTGGCTGACGGATGGGGACGAGTTGCTCGGGGCGACGAATATCCGTCACGAATTGAATGACAACCTCCTCAACTTAGGGGGACATATCGGGTACGGCATCAAGCCGAGTGCCCGCGGACGTGGTCTCGCTACGAAACAACTCGAGCTCGCACTCGAGAAAGCGAAAGAACTCGGGATCGAGCGGGCGTTGATTACGTGCGACCGGACGAACGAAGCGTCACGCCGAGTCATTTTGAATAATGGCGGCGTGCCGGACACGCCGTTCACAGCGGAAGGCGGGAAAATTGTCGAGCGGTTTTGGATTGAACTAAAGGGGTGA
- the rpoE gene encoding DNA-directed RNA polymerase subunit delta, with the protein MNKSLIDFVYEILQKTGEQPVSFDEIRELIRQNYTFASEEEELEKIAQLYTDMNIDGLFVNLGANRWALRVWYPFDKSDEDLVIEARQRGELDEFEEEIDETDEGIVDIEDDLDVFAKGEDFDASEFDAEDEAEKVEGLDEFEDEDLDDDLDLKNEDDL; encoded by the coding sequence ATGAATAAATCGTTGATCGATTTCGTTTACGAAATTCTTCAAAAGACTGGCGAGCAACCAGTGTCATTTGATGAGATTCGTGAGCTGATCAGACAAAACTATACGTTCGCAAGTGAAGAGGAGGAGCTCGAGAAAATCGCGCAACTCTACACGGACATGAACATCGACGGACTATTCGTCAACTTGGGAGCTAACCGTTGGGCGCTTCGTGTTTGGTATCCGTTCGATAAGTCAGACGAAGATCTCGTCATCGAAGCACGCCAGCGCGGTGAGCTCGATGAGTTCGAAGAAGAGATCGATGAGACGGATGAAGGCATCGTCGACATTGAAGACGACCTTGACGTCTTTGCAAAAGGTGAAGATTTTGACGCATCTGAGTTCGATGCCGAGGATGAAGCCGAAAAAGTGGAAGGCCTTGACGAGTTCGAGGACGAAGACTTGGACGACGACCTCGACCTTAAAAACGAGGATGATTTATAA
- a CDS encoding DUF1934 domain-containing protein — MAIEPKRVRVRQKTMISEIEEPIELQADGLYYELKTGFVLTFDQEREDGVVPTTIKYTTGRLALICKGPIEMNHSFIEGRLTQSLYKNPYMSMTMATTTERLAVADGRCRFAYELSMNDDLAGNYVVDVTWTFEGGEFA, encoded by the coding sequence ATGGCAATTGAACCGAAACGCGTACGTGTGCGCCAAAAGACAATGATCAGTGAAATCGAGGAGCCGATTGAGCTGCAAGCCGACGGGCTCTATTATGAATTGAAGACCGGCTTCGTCTTGACGTTCGATCAAGAACGAGAAGACGGCGTCGTGCCGACAACGATCAAATATACGACGGGCCGGCTCGCGCTCATCTGTAAAGGACCGATTGAGATGAATCATTCCTTTATTGAAGGGCGCTTGACCCAAAGCCTATATAAAAACCCATACATGTCGATGACGATGGCGACGACGACGGAGCGGCTCGCTGTCGCGGACGGACGTTGCCGCTTCGCCTACGAGTTGTCGATGAACGATGACTTGGCAGGTAACTATGTAGTCGACGTCACGTGGACGTTCGAAGGAGGAGAGTTCGCATGA